atattttttatatgtgattcatattttaagtcttttttggtaaaaagtaatgaaaaaaagatttgaagCTTTTCTTCTTAtataattgtaatttcatttatttttaaaaaattgatttaaacaaagaagaaaacttACTGTGTTTTCTAGCACTcccttttttacatttaatcaaagaaatcagtaaattaactgataaaaataaaaagaagtttcCTTATGTAATCAAAGATCCTACAGAtgagtttttcttctttgcgGTTGCATAAACTGTTTTTGGACCTgctgtttgtgatatttttccTGCTGCAGACAGTTTCTAACCGGCCcgaacatgaaacatgaaaacagctgctgaCTGTAGCTGCTCCGCCATTAAACAGATTCCTAAAACAACGTGAGGCAGAAATAATGAGAGAGTGtgagcggcggcggcggcggcggcgccTCGACAGGCTCGGATTTCATGTCAGAACAATCAGAGAGTCTCAGTCTTACCGGGACGAGGAGGGAAGAGAGCGTGAGGACCCAGAGGtttctgaaaaacatgaaaacatgttaaaaacataaaactcaATCTACATCAACTACAAGTCCCAGAGTGCActgctgtaaaacaaacaaaaaacatccaatcaGAAGGCATGTTCTGTTGCTGGGCGGATTATCGTAGATTACATTTTGGATCAGTTCTTGAGCTTTGGTGCAACCTTGTAAAGGCTCATGGGTAATGTTGTATTAACATCAGATTAAATATACCTTgactgattttaggacatttgctgggattttaggatgtttcttggatttttaggacattactcagattttaagacgtttctgtgatttgaggacatcagtgtctcagctgtgtcctctgtgggggggtgggggatcCTCccctggctctttttttgatcaacaagctctattttgatgctgttttatgtctctgacaccttatggagactaaaaggacaaaaactattcacagagtccatcactttattttttactgtgaattagaaaatggttagggggccaccaggggccctatcaggggccagatttggcccgcaggccctAAGTTGAGTAGCACTGCTTTAGGGGAATTTCAGGTtgtaataaataacaacaaatcaaCATTTGGCTGATGAGAAGAGGCTGTAGTTAGATATTATCGGTGACCTACCAGCGGCTTGGCGAGAGGATTTCGCAGCTTGTACGGCTTCTGAGTGTTTTTATCTGAAAGATACGATGAAGatcagagagacagcagaaagCTCAGGCGGTCACAAACGCTTCATCCGTAAAAACTGACGGACAGAACGAAGCCGGCGTCCTTACTGCCCATGTTGGTGTTGTGTATGATCGGTTTGCTCCACATCCCGCTGCGGTCGTCCTTGTTGGACCGGACGCCAAACTCGTACGCCGTGTTGGGTTTCAGGTTGTCGACCACCGTGTCGCTGGTCGGGCAGGTCTGGTAGatccacttcctgttcctcTCCCTGTAGCGGATGGTGTAGAACCTGAAGGGAACGTCACAGTTATTATCTGCTTCAGTTCACCTGTACTTTACCTGTGGGGTTCCTCAGGGTTCCACTCCGGGTCctttatattttagtttacaTGCTAATATGTCATTTATGATTCTTTGAAGTATCACACAGGTTGTTATAGATGACAAAAACACCTTTTAGAAGAATCGAAACGAAACCTCAAAGATTTGTTATATTCAGgcataaaaacaagttaatgaAGTTTCTTTAATTGttagtttttggccttttgggagcagcaaaacaaactaaaaacatctgacggattaacatttaaaaatagttgATGCTGACATGTCATCTACTTTCacatccatcacacacacagcaacaaaatCCCATTCACAGTGTCTGCTATTACGTTTGGGGTTCCTCAGGGGTTATTTAAGATTGgtaacttttttcttcttcaactttaattaatttattttttggctacTTAAAAATAatcgtttttatttttggcaagcataaaaaaaactgttattttttcttaaatgacattttaaacagaacCATGGATTTGGAaggcaaaataaagaaatttaagaaatgtttttcttttttttttcatttttgtaaattagaaaaCTAGTAAAATGGCAGTCATTTatcattaatatatttatttatttcttaattcattcatttatttatttaatcttttttgttaaaaaacagatttttttaacataatttcatagaaaactgactaaaatgacatttttaaaaaatgtatattaggaaggcatgttttctttaaatatgacCCAGAATGAGTCCGAGGGTTCACAGAAGTCACtggttttaatcattttgggaTCATGAGCGTCTGAGGCAGATTTCTTGATAATCGCTCGTGTATCCGTGGGGACAGATCAGTGAGGAGTCTCGGTGTTCGCAGTCTAAAACCGCCTCATTGAGGCACTTCATCGTGACGAAGCTGCTTAACGGCCCAAAACTGCATCTGGACCAGAAAACCGCCTTTGCACGGTTCGTTGACTTTTGCCCGTGACTGGAGTTTGGCGCCTCGCTCTCGCCGAGCGTTCGCTCATCAGCCTCAGCCGCTGTTGTTACTTCTGGCCGGCAGAGCTGCACTCTCACTCCATCACATCGTGTTTTCAGGGCAGAAGAATCCGAGGAGGCGGCCAAACCGTCCGCACGCTTTTAATAAGACGTGTAATAAGAGTGGCGGGAAGCTTTCCGACGGCGTCTCCAACTGGTTTGacgggagaaaaaaaggactgtTGGAGGCGGGACAGCTGATGGAAAAGAGAACGGGTCGGTGAGACGTCTCTGAATCAAAGCGTTCGCATCGATCAGAAACACGTTTTCTATAAAGACTTCCTCAGCGCTCGTGAATACGGCAGGTTTCATGTTCACGTCGTCCGAAACAAGTCTGATCTGAAACACGTGCGAGCCTCCGTTACACGAGAAAATGACTTCCTCTGATTTTTCTTCCTCACGCACAAGCATCACATCACTTCCTGCTCTTTTCCGTAATTCGAACAAATATTTATCAGATACatttctgatagatatttgtttCTAACAAACTTAATaaacataacatgtttttttgtgaccgTGACGATAAGATCTGACAGCTTTGAGGTATTTTATCGTGATTCTCTCGTCATCATAAAcggtttcttccttttcttgTAACTGCGATGATCGGATAAAGACGAAAAGATATTACCATGTCGTCTTTACAATAAAGACTCGTCGGATCTAATAACTGTAAGAGTTTTTTACATCGGCCATCGGTGTCGTTTTATTAGATATTGTCCAACTATCCGATCTCATAACGAAGATTTTGTTTCGTGATATTGACAGTCGGATATCGGAACCGTAAGTTACGTTCTTGTAATGCAACATCTGGACCTTTTGACCTCAGAATATTCAGGAGTAGACGTTATCAAAGCGCTGGTGTCTCACCCGTCCTCCAGACACTCGTTCATGATGTTGCCCTCGTACGGCGTCTTCAGGTAGTTCCCCCAGGACAGCAGCACCGCCGTGGGACTGACGGAGCCGATCACCAAATGCAGCGGCTTCTCCAGGTTCACCTTTCCTAGACAGGAAGTGTCCCCGTGGACACAGGCGAGGACAGAGTGAGACGGACAGGAAGTGTCCCCGTGGACACAGGCGAGGACAGAGTCAGACGGACAGGAAGTGTCCCCGTGGACACAGGCGAGGACAGAGTCAGACGGACAGGAAGTGTCCCCGTGGACACAGGCGAGGACAGAGTGAGACGGACAGGAAGTGTCCCCGTGGACACAGGCGAGGACAGAGTGAGACGGACAGGAAGTGTCCCCGTGGACACAGGCGAGGAcagagtcagacagacaggaagtggcgGGCGTACCTGTGCAGTGCTTCTTCACGTCGTTGGTCGGGATCGGCTGGACGGCCACCAGGTATTTGGGCTCAGCGTCTGCAGCACAAAGTGATGAAGTCTGATTTAATATCACACATGAAGTCTCACTGCAGGGAATTTAGGAGCTGAAATGAGCCCGAAacactctgacctctgacctctgaacTGTAAagtgggattttaggacggtGTGTAATCAAAGCCTCGGTTGACCCGGCAGCGTTCGTTCGCCTCCTGCTCTTCAGAGCTTCGGACAGGTGCGGACATGCCCCGCCTCCCCCATGACCTCATCAATCACCTGAGCTCACGCACAGGAGCCGTTTGTCTCTCATAATCCTGTCTTCTTTGCCTTCCCGTCTTGTTGGGACATTtatcagctgctgtttgtccGGAGGGTCGGGAGCTTTCACTCGGCTGACGGggattatttttaatctttagcTGGAGGCCAAACATCAGAGATTCGAAAAACAAGCACGAACTCTCTGCCACACGATGAAAAACGCCCGAAGTTCGTCTTTGACGGCGGCTTTCTTTTGAATCATTACTCACTAAGTGAGAGATTAAACGCGGCTCTTTTCTCCGTATGGACTCAAAACACACGAACATTTAGCCAAAGTTTGGCGGACAGATCGACAACAAGCCCAAATATCTACAGGCGATATTATGAACGTACGCTCttatttttcaggtcagtttctGAGTCTGATCAGCTTCGTTTATCTCCTGCTGAGAGTCAGCTTTAAACAGTGCTCaaatattacagtttaaatTATCAAAGCTAAAGAAAttcaatacataaataaagtaaaatacatatttggacatacatacatacaaaatacaTACTACAAAATAGAGCATAAATgattatatttcactttttttgttattttttaaatgttctcaGTTGTGAGAGCTTTTGTTgtaatttgctttttaaaaaagttttaaaaagtgtcaaagTTTGGCtgaagtttttattgttttgtattttaagagCGTTGTTTCTTCGCTGATGATTAACTTTCTAACACACGTTAGAAACGTCGACAGAAACCCAACGTTCACGAACTCTTTGGCGGTGCGTTCGTCGTGGATTGAATCGAGGAGATAAATGATGCGAACGCTTCGCTTTGAGGAGGACGTTTGCTTTTTTCTGAGGTCGACTGCTGGTGAAACGGCGTGTGAGCGTCGCGGCGGCGTTCATGTGGTGTTTACCTTCCTGGTTAAAAGGAAAGCAGCTCGGAGGAGACGACCGCAGTGTTGACTCCTCAGATCCAAactggtttttggtttttggccACGAGACGCAATAATTCAATTTCTGCAGCCGCCGGAAACTTCTGCTTTTCACTGGATCACAGCGAGCGCTCTGACATCAGGACGAGTTTTTATGcttccagagaaaaaaaaacatccagcagACTAAAgcgaaaatgtttttttttcttacttaccaaatgaaaactataataaatataataataacaccGCACGCCGCATCTGAGCAACCcacaagatgcaaaacaacaactaaacaTTTGAATGACTTAGATAAAAGGTTTTGCAGCGTCATTGTTGATCTTTTCACCAAACCTAACGtctcaaagaaaaatatccaaacaACCACTAAACTTCAGCGAAATGTCAAAGTTTTTCAACCCATCTAAACAGACAATGCTGATGTCCGTCCACTCTCTTCAGGAGAGAAATGAACTGTTTGAGATTTGACAAGAAACTTAAAGGAGACAAAGTTTTTCATCATAAAAGCTGTAAATGTTTAAGTCGTTGTTGTTGATCCGTCGCGCAAAATTCAACCAAATTTAATAAGAAAAGTTTGGCTTTTCACAGTTTACAACTAGAAGGAAAATatcaaacagctcattttaCTACAAGTTGATGTTTTTGAAGCGGATTTATGTGGAAGTAAAGTCAGATTCTCACTGTTGATAAAACacccaaaagacaaaaaaaagtcattgagatgttggaaaaataatgaaaacaccaaaaacttcAGCTAAATTTAGGTGTTTTTAAGCTGACTTATGTGGAGGGAGATCAGATTTTCACAGTTCATAAA
The Plectropomus leopardus isolate mb unplaced genomic scaffold, YSFRI_Pleo_2.0 unplaced_scaffold2298, whole genome shotgun sequence DNA segment above includes these coding regions:
- the LOC121966073 gene encoding target of Nesh-SH3-like encodes the protein RRQNMKVRINATGDTIVMKFVRPSPDVKLEGYILGYGSSVFSKQLIPLPEDGQPYETEMDAEPKYLVAVQPIPTNDVKKHCTGKVNLEKPLHLVIGSVSPTAVLLSWGNYLKTPYEGNIMNECLEDGFYTIRYRERNRKWIYQTCPTSDTVVDNLKPNTAYEFGVRSNKDDRSGMWSKPIIHNTNMGNKNTQKPYKLRNPLAKPLKPLGPHALFPPRPGKTETL